In the Gemmatimonadota bacterium genome, GATCCGGAAAATACGCAGGCTCTTGCGAGTCGGGGAGAGACCCTGCGCGAGATGGGACGGTTTGAAGAGGCTTTGGGGGATCTCAATCGGGTTTTGGCGCTGGATGCAGATTATTTTGGCGCGTTGATTAGCCGCGGGCATGTGTTGATGTATTTGGGACAGTTCGATGCGGCTGCGGTCGATTTTGATCGGGCGATTGCAGTTGGCAATGGGCATCCAGATGCGTTTGCCGGGCGGGCGGAGATCTACCGTCAGGCTGATGAGGCTGAGGCTGCGATGGAGATGTTTGGGCAGGCGCTCGAGGCGATGCCCAATCACCTGGGTGCATTGATCGGGCGGGGCGAGGTGTTGTGGGAGATCGGTCAATTGGAGGATGCGCTTTTGGATTTTGACCGCGCACTCGTCGTCGCGCCCGATGATCTGGATTTGTTGGCCGCGCGTGGCGATATGTTGCGGCAATTGGGACGAAGTGCGGAGGCAATCCGCGATTTTACACGGGCGCTGGAGATTTTTCCCGATCATCTGTGGGCGCTTATGGGGCGAGGCGTTGCGTTGCGGATGGAAAATGATCCCGAGGCGTCGCTGGTCGATTTTGACCGGGCGGTGATGCTGGAGAACGGGGATGCGTGGATTTGGGCAAATCGCGGGGAGTCTCGACGAATGCTGGGGCAGTTTGAGGCAGCGGTTTCGGATTTTACGCGGGCGTTGGATCTCGATCCCGAAAATGGATGGGCATTAGAACTCCGCGCGGAGACGTTTCGGCAAATGGGACGATTTGCCGAGGCGGTTGAAGATTTGAATCGGGCACGGGCACAATGAGCGAGTCGCATCATATCGTTATTGCCGATCGCACGGTTCCGTTTGAAGAGACTATTGAGCGGTTCGGGGAGGCGCTGTCCAAAAAGTGTCGGTTTCAAGCGCGCGCGCGGCGGTTTTACAATACGGTATGGATCGCCGATTGTTATACGGATTACGTGCAATCGGCGCTGTTTCGCAAATACGAAGGGCCGTTGATGGAGGGTATTGCGCTTCGCACGATGGGCAAAGGGCTTTCCAAACAGCAGGTGCTGGCCGGGGCGATGGCAGAGGCGGTCGAGCGCATTTCGTTTTTTGACGCGCTGGCGAGCGGGCGGGAGACGCCCATTTATGAGTTGACTTCTGATGTCGAACTCGTGCCGTCCAGTTTGAAGGTGTCGGATGTGCCGCATTTGAATGATTCGGCAAATGGGGTCTCGGCGGGCAATACTGTGCTGGAGTGCGTGTTTCACGGTTTGCTGGAGATGCACGAGCACCTGGATGTGGGAAAGCATTTTTTCTGGCCAGGATTGGAACACCGGCAATTTATCGATCCGAATTTGACGGGTTTTTCCCCTCGCGTCGTCGAGAAGATGCTGGCTGTGGCTGTGCCGGGAGAAAATGAGAAGGTGACGACGGTTCACGCGGTGGTGTGTCCCAAAGATTTGGGACCTCTGGTGCGCACCTGTACGCATTTGGATGGGCGTATGGCGTTGCAGCGGGCGTTTAATGAGACTGTTCAGAGTCACAAGACGCGGTTTGTGTCTGATTTGCAGACTTTTGATGCTGAGATTGCAATGT is a window encoding:
- a CDS encoding tetratricopeptide repeat protein codes for the protein MVQRAIAHRDNGDLKAAVAGFDAAVAIRDGDAVVFVHRGITYGQLGRFDAAIADFDRAIALVPDDPWVWSNRAIACGLMGQFDDAIDSFGKAVALDPENTQALASRGETLREMGRFEEALGDLNRVLALDADYFGALISRGHVLMYLGQFDAAAVDFDRAIAVGNGHPDAFAGRAEIYRQADEAEAAMEMFGQALEAMPNHLGALIGRGEVLWEIGQLEDALLDFDRALVVAPDDLDLLAARGDMLRQLGRSAEAIRDFTRALEIFPDHLWALMGRGVALRMENDPEASLVDFDRAVMLENGDAWIWANRGESRRMLGQFEAAVSDFTRALDLDPENGWALELRAETFRQMGRFAEAVEDLNRARAQ
- a CDS encoding YcaO-like family protein; the protein is MSESHHIVIADRTVPFEETIERFGEALSKKCRFQARARRFYNTVWIADCYTDYVQSALFRKYEGPLMEGIALRTMGKGLSKQQVLAGAMAEAVERISFFDALASGRETPIYELTSDVELVPSSLKVSDVPHLNDSANGVSAGNTVLECVFHGLLEMHEHLDVGKHFFWPGLEHRQFIDPNLTGFSPRVVEKMLAVAVPGENEKVTTVHAVVCPKDLGPLVRTCTHLDGRMALQRAFNETVQSHKTRFVSDLQTFDAEIAMWDLPNHFTDDLITDIQVVLSGMNSSVYVQDWTDPEMQIPVLRPFSLKTAEHERDHAMIETYVHRIMVDSGNYIVWS